Proteins encoded together in one Deinococcus hopiensis KR-140 window:
- a CDS encoding SGNH/GDSL hydrolase family protein — translation MQAVKFFAVTELPSVLVANALYFVQAASGEPVTLYVTSNTTPTITSPVGQVSDIQAGAGITLEEDPDMGKLVISSTPGSWSGSAEARGLGDSLMYGDQVGGPANSWLAKFAALRGYTVAANAGINGSTLANGTGSSNPMVDRWPAAVPLGFSGHVPLMGSTNDYTLSLPLGAPGSTDPGTIYGALLTIGRGVLERGPCFLHLLTPSWRGDIAEGTRNSAGYTMEQARQAVRDVAAQLAREYPGRAELIDVGRDLADGLRAAGMMGADQLHPTLAGHTLMGQYVAMHAAGTVGTVLPPPAPNYSRTFSTLTPGNLSGQDGWVVYGESGTVTASGLDVAAPFDTQPRGVLHPLPVGVTRVAMRLTTANFLAAAGNGIMLRAFHQLSDNRAICAWLYKASANPVARLDCGIVQGSNVAFWIGSNGPDIPSDDVWLEVLRAGGQIEVRMWDASGIRPAAATYTHTDDSLVADAFGVSTIGPGTRLVKAVNAQ, via the coding sequence ATGCAGGCCGTCAAGTTCTTTGCAGTAACCGAGCTGCCCAGCGTTCTGGTGGCGAACGCCCTCTACTTCGTGCAGGCCGCGTCTGGGGAGCCGGTGACCCTGTACGTCACCAGCAACACCACGCCAACCATTACCAGCCCAGTAGGGCAGGTGAGCGACATTCAGGCAGGCGCGGGCATCACGCTGGAAGAGGACCCGGACATGGGCAAGCTGGTCATCAGTTCCACCCCCGGCTCATGGAGCGGCAGCGCGGAGGCCAGGGGGCTGGGAGACAGCCTCATGTACGGGGACCAGGTGGGCGGCCCTGCTAATTCCTGGCTCGCCAAATTCGCAGCGTTGCGCGGCTACACCGTGGCAGCAAATGCCGGTATCAACGGCTCAACGCTTGCCAACGGGACAGGCAGCAGTAACCCGATGGTGGACCGCTGGCCGGCGGCCGTCCCACTCGGTTTCAGCGGCCACGTCCCGCTGATGGGCAGCACCAACGATTACACGCTGTCCCTTCCCCTGGGGGCACCCGGCAGCACGGACCCCGGTACGATTTACGGCGCACTGCTGACCATCGGGCGTGGCGTGTTGGAGCGTGGCCCTTGCTTCCTGCACCTCCTCACGCCGAGCTGGCGTGGCGACATTGCCGAGGGGACGCGAAACAGCGCTGGGTACACGATGGAACAGGCGCGGCAGGCCGTGCGCGACGTGGCCGCCCAGCTCGCTCGGGAGTATCCCGGCCGGGCGGAACTGATCGACGTCGGGCGGGATTTGGCAGACGGACTCCGGGCTGCAGGGATGATGGGGGCAGACCAGTTGCACCCCACGCTCGCCGGGCACACGCTGATGGGGCAGTACGTGGCCATGCATGCCGCTGGGACCGTTGGGACTGTGCTGCCCCCACCAGCTCCCAACTACAGCCGCACGTTCAGCACGCTTACGCCGGGCAACCTCTCCGGGCAGGATGGGTGGGTTGTGTACGGCGAATCGGGGACGGTGACCGCCTCCGGGTTGGACGTGGCTGCGCCGTTCGATACGCAACCCAGAGGCGTCCTGCACCCTCTTCCAGTGGGCGTGACGCGAGTGGCCATGCGGCTCACCACTGCCAACTTCCTTGCGGCGGCGGGCAACGGCATCATGCTGCGGGCCTTCCACCAGCTCTCCGACAACCGGGCGATCTGCGCCTGGCTCTACAAAGCGTCGGCGAACCCCGTCGCTCGCCTGGATTGCGGCATCGTTCAAGGCTCCAACGTCGCGTTCTGGATCGGTTCGAACGGCCCGGACATCCCCAGCGATGACGTGTGGCTGGAGGTGCTGCGCGCTGGGGGACAGATCGAGGTGCGGATGTGGGATGCAAGCGGCATCCGCCCTGCTGCGGCGACGTACACGCACACGGACGATTCCCTCGTCGCTGATGCTTTCGGCGTCTCCACCATCGGGCCGGGCACACGCCTGGTCAAGGCCGTCAACGCCCAGTAA
- a CDS encoding glycoside hydrolase family 19 protein, with translation MAQLAHESCAFQYSEEIWGPTDAQRRYEGRADLGNTQKGDGYRYRGRGWIQLTGRHNYRRFGQKLGLDLEGNPDLAARADVAAKLAAAYWTDRGLNAYADQGDFREITRRINGGYNGLADRERYYGLASTFLASQPAQAGRVFLIDGGGKEVLWNGQPTKYGGVDLNKELVEQLRLVYPAPGGPWTYEGLKVWRRQNGDLVLERAK, from the coding sequence GTGGCGCAGCTCGCCCACGAGTCCTGCGCTTTCCAGTACAGCGAGGAGATCTGGGGACCCACGGACGCGCAGCGGCGGTACGAAGGCCGGGCGGACCTGGGGAACACCCAGAAGGGCGACGGGTACCGCTACCGGGGCCGTGGCTGGATTCAGCTCACCGGGCGCCATAACTACCGCAGATTTGGGCAGAAGTTGGGTCTGGACCTGGAAGGGAATCCGGACCTTGCTGCGCGTGCAGATGTGGCAGCGAAACTCGCGGCAGCCTACTGGACGGACCGGGGCCTGAACGCTTACGCCGATCAGGGCGACTTCCGGGAAATCACGCGGCGGATCAACGGCGGGTACAACGGCCTAGCGGACCGGGAGCGGTATTACGGCCTCGCCAGCACCTTCCTGGCCTCCCAGCCCGCCCAAGCGGGGCGCGTGTTCCTGATCGACGGGGGCGGGAAGGAAGTGCTGTGGAACGGCCAGCCCACGAAGTACGGCGGGGTAGACCTGAACAAAGAACTGGTCGAGCAACTGCGCCTCGTGTATCCCGCGCCGGGTGGACCCTGGACCTACGAAGGTCTGAAGGTCTGGCGTCGGCAGAACGGGGACCTGGTGCTCGAGCGCGCGAAGTAA
- a CDS encoding XRE family transcriptional regulator — MDDLTPTDHEIRAAIRKAIQAQKVTQNELAQRLGVKQPSVADLLSGRRGRVPQSLVDLLEVLGLELMVQPKGRQ; from the coding sequence ATGGATGACCTAACCCCCACTGATCACGAAATTCGGGCCGCCATCCGAAAGGCGATCCAAGCACAAAAGGTCACGCAAAATGAACTCGCACAGAGACTTGGCGTGAAGCAGCCCAGCGTGGCAGACCTCCTCAGCGGACGCCGGGGGCGCGTACCCCAAAGCTTGGTGGACTTGCTAGAAGTTCTAGGCCTAGAGCTCATGGTGCAGCCCAAGGGCCGGCAATGA
- the surE gene encoding 5'/3'-nucleotidase SurE, whose protein sequence is MTKKKSLILVANDDGIFSPGIKALALAMAAVGDVVVAAPDVEQSAVGHGITIRRPLRFKHTASAGFGDVPAYRVDGTPADCVVLGVHLLGRPDLVVSGINLGPNLGDDLTHSGTVAAAIEGLALGIPSIAFSQQGAPGGEYDFGPGATYAARLAREVLRQGLPPRVLLNVNFPAGAAQGVRVTRVGEHRWEDSIVTREDPEGREYHWVAGTSQAPDAHDLETDYGAVNASYISVTPVRLDLTARDLLETVAGYVPEV, encoded by the coding sequence ATGACGAAGAAAAAGAGTCTCATTCTCGTGGCCAACGACGACGGTATTTTCTCCCCCGGTATCAAGGCGTTGGCCCTGGCGATGGCTGCGGTGGGCGACGTGGTGGTGGCCGCCCCAGATGTCGAGCAGTCGGCGGTCGGTCACGGCATCACCATCCGGCGGCCCCTGCGTTTCAAGCACACGGCCTCGGCGGGCTTTGGGGACGTGCCTGCTTACCGGGTGGACGGCACCCCCGCCGACTGCGTGGTGTTGGGCGTTCACCTGCTCGGGCGGCCCGATCTGGTGGTCAGCGGCATCAACCTCGGCCCCAACCTGGGCGACGACCTGACGCACTCGGGCACCGTCGCGGCGGCGATTGAGGGGCTGGCGCTGGGCATCCCATCCATCGCCTTCAGCCAGCAGGGCGCACCCGGAGGCGAATACGACTTTGGCCCCGGCGCGACTTACGCCGCCCGACTGGCCCGCGAGGTCTTGCGCCAGGGCCTGCCGCCCAGGGTGCTGCTCAACGTCAACTTTCCTGCTGGAGCGGCCCAGGGCGTGCGCGTCACGCGGGTGGGCGAGCACCGCTGGGAAGACAGCATCGTGACCCGCGAGGATCCCGAGGGCCGCGAGTACCACTGGGTTGCGGGCACCAGCCAGGCCCCCGACGCGCATGACCTGGAGACCGACTACGGCGCAGTAAACGCAAGTTACATCAGCGTGACGCCCGTGCGCCTGGACCTGACAGCCCGCGACCTACTGGAAACGGTCGCAGGCTATGTGCCGGAGGTGTAG
- a CDS encoding LysM peptidoglycan-binding domain-containing M23 family metallopeptidase produces the protein MNSVLIRRSSESWARSAFLKQGLRKELATAALVLAGSLLGSWGSAATSYRVQPGDNLSSIAGRAGVSVSALRAANPSLRNADQVRAGVTLMVPNRQLPGKTYRVRSGENLTVIAHRSGMTVGQLLRANPQLQGGRLLRAGAVLQIPGRTVAARIGNGQGGERPEVQASRPARGRGATVRPASIRVSVGPAASGWLWPVAGHAYISSGFGDRTLEGEHEMHYGVDIVAPEGTPVRAARAGRVLESRADFARGWGWTVVMEHEGGWITRYAHLSQNLVRAGEYVTRGQTVGRVGSTGRSTGAHLHFGTYLRWNPRDPLALY, from the coding sequence GTGAATTCCGTCCTCATCCGGCGCTCCTCCGAGTCCTGGGCACGATCTGCCTTCCTGAAGCAGGGTCTGCGAAAGGAGCTGGCAACAGCGGCCCTGGTGCTGGCCGGTTCGCTCCTCGGGAGTTGGGGAAGCGCCGCCACATCCTACCGGGTGCAGCCGGGCGACAACCTGTCCTCCATCGCGGGGCGAGCGGGAGTGAGCGTCTCGGCTTTGCGGGCCGCCAATCCGTCCCTACGAAATGCCGATCAGGTGCGCGCCGGAGTGACGCTGATGGTGCCCAACCGCCAGCTTCCCGGCAAGACCTACCGCGTCAGAAGCGGAGAAAACCTGACCGTGATCGCCCACCGAAGCGGCATGACGGTGGGGCAGTTGCTGCGTGCCAATCCTCAGCTCCAGGGCGGGCGGCTGCTGCGCGCGGGAGCCGTCCTTCAGATTCCGGGGCGCACCGTCGCGGCGCGGATAGGGAATGGTCAGGGGGGCGAGCGGCCCGAGGTGCAGGCCAGCCGCCCGGCACGGGGAAGAGGCGCAACGGTCCGGCCCGCATCTATCCGCGTCTCGGTGGGTCCCGCCGCCTCCGGGTGGCTGTGGCCCGTGGCGGGGCACGCCTACATCAGCAGCGGCTTCGGGGACCGGACGCTGGAGGGCGAGCACGAGATGCACTACGGGGTGGACATCGTGGCCCCCGAGGGCACCCCTGTGCGCGCCGCACGCGCAGGCCGGGTGCTGGAATCCCGCGCTGACTTCGCGCGCGGCTGGGGCTGGACCGTGGTAATGGAGCACGAGGGCGGCTGGATCACCCGCTACGCGCACCTCAGCCAGAACTTGGTGCGGGCGGGCGAGTACGTGACCCGGGGCCAGACCGTCGGGCGCGTGGGCAGCACCGGCCGCAGCACTGGCGCGCACCTGCACTTTGGGACCTACCTGCGGTGGAACCCCAGAGACCCGCTGGCGCTGTACTGA
- the truA gene encoding tRNA pseudouridine(38-40) synthase TruA, protein MTAPLRFAPPPGFLRLRLLLAWDGTDYAGWQAQQNAPSVQDTLRAAFLRLGAEDAARAVAAGRTDAGVHAAAMPAHVDVPETFRVPLPRLARALNAHLPPSVSVLEAVPAPPGFHARFSCTERRYAYQLLCAPQRHPLWTGRALHLPGPLDVPAMNAAAVWLLGTHDFAAFATQEDRQTVREVRVLEVVPTDPVPCGQLYEVRVAGESFLRHMVRGLVGTLLLVGQGRLRPEEVSNILAGRKRARAGANVPAHGLTFTGATYGGFDETASR, encoded by the coding sequence ATGACGGCTCCGCTCCGCTTCGCTCCGCCCCCCGGCTTCCTTCGCCTTCGCCTGCTGCTTGCCTGGGACGGCACGGACTATGCGGGCTGGCAGGCCCAGCAGAACGCGCCCAGTGTGCAGGACACCCTACGCGCCGCCTTCCTGCGCCTGGGCGCTGAGGACGCGGCAAGGGCCGTGGCGGCTGGCCGGACGGACGCGGGCGTTCACGCTGCGGCGATGCCCGCCCATGTGGACGTGCCGGAAACGTTCCGCGTGCCGTTGCCCCGGCTGGCCCGTGCCCTGAACGCACACCTGCCTCCCAGCGTGTCGGTGCTGGAGGCCGTACCCGCCCCGCCCGGCTTTCATGCCCGCTTTTCCTGCACCGAGCGGCGCTACGCCTACCAGCTGCTCTGCGCGCCCCAGCGCCATCCCCTCTGGACCGGGCGGGCGCTGCATCTTCCCGGCCCCCTGGACGTGCCCGCCATGAACGCGGCGGCGGTGTGGCTGCTCGGCACCCACGACTTCGCCGCTTTCGCCACCCAGGAAGACCGGCAGACCGTGCGTGAGGTCAGGGTGCTGGAGGTGGTGCCCACCGACCCCGTTCCATGCGGGCAGCTGTACGAGGTCCGCGTGGCGGGCGAGAGCTTCCTGCGCCACATGGTGCGCGGGCTGGTGGGCACGCTGCTCCTCGTGGGGCAGGGTAGGCTGAGGCCGGAGGAAGTTTCGAACATCCTCGCCGGACGCAAGCGGGCGCGGGCTGGAGCGAATGTGCCTGCCCACGGCCTGACCTTCACGGGCGCGACCTACGGGGGCTTTGACGAGACGGCCAGCAGGTGA
- the aguB gene encoding N-carbamoylputrescine amidase, translating to MTQTVNLAVVQMHMTDQLEDNVTRAEVHVREAARQGAQVVLLPELFENLYFCQVEREEYFELAHPLTEHPFVGRFQNLARELGVVLPLSYFERAGQAHYNSLVCIDADGSVLGNYRKTHIPDGPGYEEKYYFATGDTGFKVWPTRFGQVGVGICWDQWYPETARSLMLLGADFLLYPTAIGTEPAEVETPNNYQMWQRAMQGHAVSNSTYVGSCNRVGVERVGDLTQTYYGHSFITDYTGEIVAEFGETEEGAISHTLNLTEARKFRAGMGFFRDRRPELYGTLLTTDGVTRRI from the coding sequence ATGACCCAGACCGTGAATCTCGCCGTGGTCCAGATGCACATGACTGACCAGCTCGAAGACAACGTGACCCGCGCCGAGGTCCATGTGCGCGAGGCCGCGCGGCAGGGCGCGCAGGTGGTGCTGCTGCCCGAACTGTTCGAAAACCTGTATTTCTGTCAGGTGGAGCGCGAGGAATACTTCGAACTCGCGCACCCCCTGACAGAGCACCCCTTCGTGGGCCGTTTTCAGAACCTCGCCCGCGAACTCGGTGTGGTGCTGCCCCTGTCGTACTTCGAGCGTGCGGGGCAGGCGCACTACAACTCGCTGGTGTGCATCGACGCGGACGGCTCCGTGCTGGGCAACTACCGCAAGACGCACATCCCCGACGGCCCTGGGTACGAGGAAAAGTATTACTTCGCCACCGGCGACACCGGCTTCAAGGTGTGGCCGACGCGCTTCGGGCAGGTGGGCGTGGGCATCTGCTGGGACCAGTGGTATCCGGAAACGGCGCGTTCCCTCATGCTGCTCGGCGCGGACTTCCTGCTGTATCCCACCGCCATCGGCACCGAGCCGGCCGAGGTGGAGACGCCCAACAACTACCAGATGTGGCAGCGGGCCATGCAGGGCCACGCGGTCAGCAACTCCACCTATGTCGGCTCGTGCAACCGCGTCGGCGTGGAGCGGGTGGGGGACCTGACCCAGACGTACTACGGCCACTCCTTCATCACCGACTACACCGGCGAGATCGTGGCCGAGTTCGGCGAAACGGAGGAAGGAGCCATCTCGCACACGCTGAACCTGACCGAGGCCAGAAAGTTCCGCGCGGGCATGGGCTTTTTCCGTGACCGACGCCCTGAGCTGTACGGCACCTTGCTGACGACAGACGGGGTGACGCGGCGCATCTGA
- a CDS encoding GNAT family N-acetyltransferase has protein sequence MSTLPLGGVYEARSISFETYHDACARLEDRIFGGNWLYAFGPATKPPPPLGETFQWGLYRGEELIGWHHAHARDGRTVYMADTGILPEHQGHGLYTRLLPLVLETYREAGYTLVHSHHRATNNRVVVPKLRVGFSIQGLNLYEGGLNVALTLSLDETYRESMHVRSGLKQASGEAARRLGLSLMAGREGTEAAIPSVSLPLPEEAGKGQDLGGGYSLHRVPYETYLGVYHQLAGAAYTSVSFDWQAPTPFPAPEVPRYTWLVAHAGEVVGWHFSRRWDARTAYMVNTAFLPAHRRQGLYTRLLPLVLGTLETQGYRLVRSHHHATNNAVILPKLRAGFCLQGLEVDDHGVMAVLIRAFDPVYQDYMDLRSGLTRPKGEAARRIGLHLSEDEA, from the coding sequence GTGAGCACGCTGCCTCTCGGCGGCGTCTACGAGGCCCGCTCCATCTCGTTTGAGACGTACCATGACGCCTGCGCCCGGCTGGAGGACCGCATCTTCGGCGGCAACTGGCTGTATGCCTTTGGCCCGGCCACCAAGCCTCCCCCACCCCTCGGGGAGACGTTTCAATGGGGGCTATACCGCGGAGAGGAGTTGATCGGCTGGCACCACGCCCACGCGCGGGACGGGCGCACGGTGTATATGGCCGACACGGGGATTTTGCCGGAGCACCAGGGGCACGGCCTGTATACCCGCCTGTTGCCCCTGGTGCTGGAGACCTACCGGGAAGCGGGCTACACACTGGTGCACAGCCACCACCGCGCCACCAACAACCGCGTCGTCGTGCCCAAGCTGCGTGTGGGCTTCTCCATTCAGGGTCTGAACCTGTACGAGGGCGGCCTGAATGTGGCCCTGACCCTCAGCCTGGACGAGACCTACCGTGAGTCCATGCACGTCCGCAGCGGGCTAAAACAGGCGAGCGGCGAGGCGGCGAGGCGACTGGGCCTCTCACTGATGGCGGGGAGAGAAGGGACAGAGGCGGCGATTCCCTCTGTTTCCCTGCCCCTGCCGGAAGAAGCCGGCAAAGGGCAGGACCTGGGCGGCGGGTACAGCCTGCACCGGGTTCCCTACGAGACTTATCTGGGCGTCTATCACCAGCTTGCAGGCGCCGCCTACACCTCGGTGTCCTTCGATTGGCAGGCCCCCACCCCGTTCCCCGCACCCGAGGTCCCGCGTTACACCTGGCTCGTCGCGCACGCGGGCGAGGTGGTGGGCTGGCACTTCTCCCGGCGATGGGACGCGCGGACGGCCTATATGGTCAACACGGCGTTTCTGCCCGCGCACCGGAGGCAGGGCCTCTACACCCGGCTGCTGCCCCTCGTGCTGGGGACGCTGGAGACCCAGGGTTACCGGCTTGTCCGCAGCCACCACCACGCCACCAACAATGCGGTCATCCTTCCCAAGCTGCGCGCGGGCTTTTGCCTGCAAGGGCTCGAGGTGGACGATCACGGGGTGATGGCGGTCCTGATTCGCGCCTTCGACCCGGTTTACCAGGACTACATGGACCTTCGCAGCGGCCTGACCCGTCCCAAAGGTGAGGCGGCCCGCCGCATCGGGCTCCATTTGAGCGAGGATGAGGCATGA
- a CDS encoding MBL fold metallo-hydrolase: MHHSHIQTPTGPTWPHEASGYVVRRPGGPTLSFTGDTGIFGVMALIREIYRPDLAALPLGDHHTIGPGDAAHAIRLLGVPRALPFHSGLMPTLTGTPEALREATRKLPNLQVHAQPGETLSPKGLKA; the protein is encoded by the coding sequence CTGCACCACTCGCACATTCAGACGCCTACGGGCCCGACGTGGCCGCACGAAGCCTCCGGCTACGTGGTCCGGAGGCCGGGCGGCCCCACCCTCTCCTTCACGGGCGATACCGGGATATTCGGGGTTATGGCGCTGATCCGCGAGATCTACCGTCCGGACCTGGCGGCGCTGCCCCTCGGGGACCACCACACGATAGGACCGGGAGACGCCGCCCACGCCATTCGCTTGCTGGGTGTGCCCCGCGCCCTGCCGTTCCACTCCGGTCTGATGCCCACGCTGACGGGTACCCCGGAAGCGCTGCGCGAGGCCACGCGGAAGCTTCCAAACCTGCAGGTTCACGCGCAACCGGGTGAAACCCTGTCCCCGAAGGGCTTGAAGGCGTGA
- a CDS encoding MBL fold metallo-hydrolase, whose protein sequence is MRAERGRPVLQPGGQAFPHAPRPRQFSARSAGQRNHPDWPLARREPTASALKDSPRVDLILVTHGHEDHFGAAFGRRSAGPKSPCPPPCASICWSGASGPARSGPSTRAAPLRWRACRSP, encoded by the coding sequence GTGAGGGCTGAGCGGGGCAGGCCCGTGTTACAACCGGGCGGTCAAGCCTTCCCTCACGCTCCTCGGCCACGCCAGTTTTCAGCTCGCTCTGCCGGCCAGCGAAATCATCCTGATTGGCCCCTGGCTCGCCGAGAACCCACTGCGTCCGCCCTGAAGGACTCTCCCCGGGTGGACCTGATCCTCGTGACGCACGGGCATGAGGACCACTTCGGCGCCGCCTTCGGGCGGCGGAGCGCGGGGCCAAAGTCGCCGTGCCCACCCCCATGCGCTTCTATCTGCTGGAGCGGGGCATCCGGCCCGGCGCGATCGGGCCCATCAACAAGGGCGGCACCATTGAGGTGGCGGGCGTGCAGGTCACCATGA
- a CDS encoding agmatine deiminase family protein, whose translation MPPEWAEHAATWMSWPSDDDLWFGHLAGVRAEYAELVRTIARFEPVHLLVRDEESGSTARAALPGSTASPFPITLHRVPLDDVWIRDNGPLFIRDAAGRVSLVNWRFNAWGGKFEWQNDDRVPEYVAETLGLPHWDRPEVLEGGGLEVNGAGVGLTTRSCLLTPTRNPGLDEEGYAELLRKTLGIQKLLWLDGGLENDHTDGHIDTITRFVDGRTLVTSVAQDEADANFSVMAKNLAELRGMADVHGQPFRTVELPLPANRLEGAEGRLPPTYANFYIGNGFVAVPLYGDPNDERALEVLRPLFPDREVIGLMSRAIIEGGGSFHCMTQQQPAGEGWRGEG comes from the coding sequence ATGCCCCCCGAGTGGGCCGAGCACGCCGCCACCTGGATGAGTTGGCCGAGTGACGATGACCTGTGGTTCGGCCACCTCGCGGGCGTGCGGGCGGAATACGCCGAACTCGTACGGACCATCGCCCGCTTTGAGCCGGTCCACCTGCTTGTCCGGGACGAGGAAAGCGGGTCCACGGCGCGGGCAGCGCTTCCCGGCAGCACTGCGTCTCCCTTCCCGATCACCCTGCACCGCGTTCCCCTCGACGACGTGTGGATTCGGGACAACGGCCCCCTCTTCATCCGCGACGCGGCGGGGCGGGTGTCGCTCGTCAACTGGCGCTTCAACGCCTGGGGAGGCAAGTTCGAGTGGCAGAACGATGACCGGGTGCCCGAGTACGTCGCAGAAACGCTGGGTCTTCCCCACTGGGACCGCCCCGAGGTGTTGGAGGGCGGTGGGCTGGAGGTGAATGGCGCGGGCGTGGGCCTGACCACCCGCTCGTGCTTACTGACGCCGACGCGCAACCCGGGGCTGGACGAGGAGGGGTACGCCGAACTGCTGCGGAAGACGCTGGGCATCCAGAAACTGCTGTGGCTGGACGGTGGCCTGGAAAACGACCATACCGACGGCCACATCGACACCATCACCCGCTTCGTGGACGGGCGGACCCTCGTCACGAGCGTGGCGCAGGACGAGGCCGACGCCAACTTCTCCGTCATGGCGAAGAACCTGGCCGAGTTGCGCGGCATGGCAGACGTGCACGGCCAGCCCTTCCGCACCGTGGAGCTGCCGCTGCCCGCGAACAGGCTGGAGGGCGCGGAGGGCCGGTTGCCGCCCACCTACGCCAACTTCTACATCGGCAACGGCTTCGTGGCCGTGCCCCTGTACGGCGACCCCAACGATGAGCGGGCGCTGGAGGTGCTGCGGCCCCTGTTCCCGGACCGAGAGGTGATCGGCCTGATGAGCCGCGCGATCATCGAGGGCGGCGGGTCCTTTCACTGCATGACGCAGCAGCAACCGGCGGGAGAGGGGTGGCGGGGTGAGGGCTGA
- a CDS encoding RNB domain-containing ribonuclease has product MTASSPLPELTPVQRTEVELVARGKQDKSRTLRDLGQAETPEAAHTLLLRLELWTEARTPYADRLGAALTPVTLEMPDFGDEPRLDLTHLATYAIDDEGNRDPDDAVGTEDLGSGRTRLWVHVADVAALVPPNSPLDGEARARGATLYLPDRTIGMLPDALVERTGLGLSETTPALSISLDLDADGNADAVDVALTRVRVTRLTYGEAQARLEAGEESFVTLSRLAHASRALRESEGALSIDLPEVRVKADDSGATVLPLPKPEMRFVVQECMTLAGWAAAIYADDHGLPLPFATQDAPTRDVRGETLPAHWARRKTLARTRFQPSPGPHHGMGLDLYAQATSPMRRYLDLVVHQQLRAQLTGKEPLTGKEVAARVAEAGMNADATRQAERLSRKHHTLRYVAAQPEREWDAVVVDRRGPQATLLIPDLALDLPLSTPAAPGTALRVRLTDVNLPALSLRARTV; this is encoded by the coding sequence ATGACTGCCTCCTCTCCCCTTCCCGAACTCACGCCCGTCCAGCGGACCGAGGTAGAACTCGTCGCGCGGGGCAAGCAGGACAAGAGCCGGACCTTGCGGGACCTGGGCCAGGCCGAGACGCCGGAAGCTGCCCACACCCTGCTGCTACGCCTGGAGTTGTGGACCGAGGCCCGGACCCCCTACGCGGACCGCTTGGGCGCGGCCCTCACGCCCGTGACGCTGGAGATGCCCGACTTTGGTGACGAGCCCCGTCTGGACCTGACGCACCTGGCCACCTACGCCATCGACGACGAGGGCAACCGGGACCCTGACGACGCGGTGGGCACCGAGGATCTGGGCAGTGGACGCACCCGGCTGTGGGTACATGTCGCCGACGTGGCGGCCCTGGTGCCGCCGAACAGCCCTCTGGACGGGGAAGCGCGGGCGCGCGGCGCGACGCTTTACTTGCCGGACCGCACCATCGGAATGCTGCCTGACGCCCTGGTGGAACGGACCGGACTGGGACTCAGCGAAACCACGCCTGCCCTTTCCATTTCGCTCGATCTGGACGCGGACGGCAACGCCGACGCGGTGGATGTGGCATTGACTCGGGTGCGCGTAACGCGCCTGACCTACGGCGAGGCCCAAGCGAGGCTGGAGGCAGGTGAGGAATCGTTCGTGACCCTGTCCCGCCTCGCCCACGCGAGCCGCGCGCTGCGTGAGTCCGAGGGAGCGCTGAGCATCGACCTCCCCGAGGTGCGCGTGAAGGCGGACGACTCTGGCGCGACTGTGCTGCCGCTCCCCAAGCCAGAGATGCGTTTCGTGGTGCAGGAATGCATGACGCTGGCGGGCTGGGCCGCCGCCATCTACGCCGACGATCACGGGCTGCCCCTGCCCTTTGCCACGCAGGACGCGCCGACCCGCGACGTGCGTGGCGAAACACTGCCCGCCCACTGGGCGCGCCGCAAGACGCTGGCCCGCACCCGCTTTCAGCCCTCGCCGGGGCCGCACCACGGCATGGGCCTGGACCTGTACGCTCAGGCCACCAGTCCCATGCGGCGGTATCTGGACCTGGTGGTCCACCAGCAACTTCGCGCGCAGCTGACCGGCAAGGAGCCGCTGACCGGCAAGGAAGTCGCCGCCCGCGTGGCCGAAGCCGGGATGAACGCCGACGCGACCCGCCAGGCCGAGCGCCTCAGCCGCAAACACCACACCCTGCGTTATGTGGCCGCTCAACCGGAGCGCGAATGGGACGCCGTAGTTGTGGACCGCCGCGGCCCGCAGGCCACCCTGCTGATTCCAGACCTGGCGCTGGATCTGCCCCTGAGCACCCCAGCAGCCCCAGGGACTGCCCTGAGGGTCCGCCTGACGGACGTGAACCTCCCCGCCTTAAGCCTGCGTGCAAGAACGGTGTAA
- a CDS encoding DUF2089 domain-containing protein, whose translation MSRPLPLPFPDETESPLVTELRFPTSGVTVRGVFELNEFATLTPENLEFLRLYIRVRGNLKEVERVLGLSYPTVRARFDTLLRAIGYEPELADPQAEVLASLERGEITPDEAARKLRR comes from the coding sequence ATGTCCAGACCCCTTCCCCTGCCCTTTCCCGACGAAACCGAGTCGCCCCTTGTCACCGAGTTGCGCTTTCCCACCAGCGGCGTTACCGTGCGGGGCGTCTTCGAACTCAACGAATTCGCCACCCTGACGCCAGAGAACCTGGAGTTTCTGCGCCTGTACATTCGGGTGCGCGGCAACCTCAAGGAAGTCGAGCGGGTGCTGGGCCTGAGTTACCCTACCGTACGCGCCCGCTTCGATACCCTGCTGCGCGCCATTGGCTACGAGCCCGAACTGGCAGATCCCCAGGCCGAGGTCCTCGCCAGCCTGGAACGCGGCGAAATCACGCCAGACGAGGCGGCGCGCAAGCTGCGGCGCTAA